Proteins encoded in a region of the Elizabethkingia bruuniana genome:
- the dapB gene encoding 4-hydroxy-tetrahydrodipicolinate reductase — protein sequence MKIALVGYGKMGKIIDEIAQKRSHEVVARLKETPTADNLNNPDVVIEFSNPEAAYENIKNCLELGIPVICGTTGWLEKKPEIERLAVEKNTAFLYGSNFSLGVNLFFALNERLAKMMSPFPEYDVQLEEIHHIHKLDAPSGTAITLAEGVIGNSGFESWKLEETKGKELGIFAIRENEVPGTHSVYYRSEVDEIEIKHTAFNRNGFALGAVVASEWIKDKKGVFTMNDVLGL from the coding sequence ATGAAAATAGCATTAGTAGGTTACGGTAAAATGGGTAAAATTATCGATGAGATAGCCCAGAAAAGAAGCCATGAAGTCGTAGCCAGATTAAAAGAAACACCAACAGCTGATAATCTGAACAATCCGGATGTTGTTATTGAATTTTCTAACCCGGAAGCAGCTTATGAAAATATAAAAAACTGTTTGGAACTTGGAATTCCTGTAATATGTGGAACAACAGGCTGGCTTGAAAAAAAACCTGAAATAGAAAGATTAGCAGTTGAAAAGAATACTGCATTTTTATACGGATCCAACTTTAGTTTAGGAGTAAACTTATTTTTTGCACTTAATGAAAGGCTGGCAAAAATGATGAGTCCTTTTCCTGAATATGACGTTCAGTTGGAAGAGATCCACCACATTCATAAATTAGATGCTCCAAGTGGTACAGCGATTACATTGGCAGAAGGAGTTATTGGAAATTCAGGTTTTGAATCATGGAAATTAGAAGAAACGAAAGGCAAAGAATTAGGTATATTTGCTATTCGTGAAAATGAAGTTCCGGGTACACATAGTGTATATTACCGTTCGGAAGTGGATGAAATTGAGATCAAGCATACAGCTTTCAACAGAAATGGCTTTGCTTTAGGTGCAGTTGTTGCTTCAGAGTGGATCAAAGATAAAAAAGGTGTTTTCACCATGAATGATGTGTTGGGTTTGTAA
- a CDS encoding DUF5683 domain-containing protein, translating to MKKLIVFFSTLIVVFCFSQEKVNDTIKSPSVTDTLSAKKTPDDVMKDINMVNAAPKKIIEISPTKAGLYAAILPGLGQAYNKKYWKIPIVLGAIGTGVGIAMWNDKQYRRYREAFIAELNGQKHEFSGIAGVTKDVLGRTQDRAKRQRDYAIAITAGVYLLSIIDAVVDAHLAPIKNDPDLAFAPVVIMDPTGFEPSKPGIGIRYRF from the coding sequence ATGAAAAAATTAATTGTTTTTTTTAGTACGCTTATCGTTGTATTTTGTTTTTCTCAGGAGAAAGTCAATGATACAATAAAAAGCCCTTCGGTTACAGATACGCTTAGTGCTAAGAAAACACCAGATGATGTTATGAAAGACATCAATATGGTAAATGCAGCTCCCAAAAAAATAATTGAAATAAGTCCCACAAAAGCAGGATTATATGCTGCAATATTACCGGGATTGGGGCAGGCTTATAATAAAAAATACTGGAAAATTCCTATTGTTTTAGGGGCTATCGGTACAGGAGTAGGAATTGCAATGTGGAATGATAAGCAATACAGACGTTATCGGGAAGCTTTTATTGCAGAACTGAATGGTCAGAAGCATGAGTTTTCCGGAATTGCAGGAGTGACCAAAGACGTACTGGGACGTACACAGGATAGGGCCAAGCGACAGAGAGATTATGCAATTGCTATTACAGCTGGAGTTTATCTGTTGAGTATTATAGATGCGGTGGTAGATGCCCATTTAGCTCCAATTAAGAATGATCCTGATTTGGCATTTGCACCAGTGGTTATTATGGATCCTACGGGGTTTGAGCCTTCTAAGCCTGGCATAGGAATACGATACAGATTTTAA
- the lepB gene encoding signal peptidase I: MNYVLTYCFYVLILSVLMGISTWKLFKKMGYNPIFAFIPFYNYSIILKETEHPKWWSILSYLPIVGPIMMSVFHLFLMKKFGKVSFVQRVLTVVLPFIYMAVVNYSKDTEIYKEFLLQGEEEGKKKDGFWGSVVYAVVFATVIHTFITQPFGVPTGSMERTILVGDFLFVNKLNYGYRFPMRPVAIPFLQGTIGGSANPKKATKSYVDGVKLPYFRLPGWEKVERNDIVVFNYPGDSAHVAIDRKDPYVKRVVGVPGDVIEMRNGRLFVNNQPEKIMGDAEVQHSYLVYTSSALDVNRLWKVYGYLPLQEGEMPTGGYVYQFQGLTDKTAAEIKSLPEVTKMEEVINPKGEAAISYYNQETKAKIDTAQSIFPINKPWNADQYGPLKIPKKGDVVAVNKDNLPEYQWIIHKYEGHKLENKNGKIFIDGKESNQYTIEQDYYFMMGDNRDASLDARFFGFVPEQYIVGKPMFTWLSVQGVFDEGPKKVRWDRMFKASNTGDMNKTSYWWIAVLVLVLFFGWDYFTKMFKKKKEDE, encoded by the coding sequence ATGAATTACGTTCTTACATATTGCTTTTATGTATTAATCCTGAGTGTATTAATGGGGATTTCTACATGGAAGCTGTTTAAAAAAATGGGATATAATCCTATTTTTGCATTTATACCTTTTTACAATTATTCAATAATACTGAAGGAAACTGAGCACCCTAAATGGTGGTCAATATTGTCGTATTTACCAATTGTAGGACCCATTATGATGTCCGTTTTTCATTTATTTTTAATGAAGAAATTTGGTAAGGTTTCTTTTGTACAAAGAGTTCTTACGGTTGTACTGCCTTTTATCTACATGGCGGTAGTTAACTATTCAAAAGATACAGAAATCTATAAAGAATTTTTACTGCAGGGAGAAGAGGAAGGAAAAAAGAAAGATGGTTTCTGGGGTTCTGTTGTGTATGCTGTTGTTTTTGCAACCGTTATTCACACGTTTATAACCCAGCCGTTTGGCGTGCCTACCGGCTCTATGGAAAGAACAATTCTGGTTGGAGACTTCTTATTTGTAAATAAACTGAACTATGGTTACCGTTTTCCAATGAGACCTGTGGCAATTCCTTTCTTACAGGGAACTATAGGAGGAAGTGCTAACCCTAAAAAAGCTACGAAATCTTACGTAGATGGTGTGAAGCTTCCTTATTTCAGACTTCCGGGTTGGGAAAAGGTAGAAAGAAATGATATCGTAGTATTCAACTATCCTGGAGACTCTGCACACGTTGCAATAGATCGTAAAGATCCTTATGTAAAAAGGGTAGTAGGTGTTCCGGGAGATGTTATTGAAATGAGAAACGGTAGATTATTTGTGAATAATCAGCCTGAAAAAATAATGGGTGATGCAGAAGTGCAGCATTCTTACTTAGTATATACTTCTTCTGCATTGGATGTAAACCGTCTTTGGAAAGTATATGGCTATTTGCCTCTACAGGAAGGAGAAATGCCTACCGGAGGATATGTTTATCAGTTCCAGGGATTAACAGATAAAACTGCTGCTGAAATAAAGAGCCTTCCGGAAGTAACCAAGATGGAAGAAGTCATCAATCCGAAAGGAGAAGCTGCAATTAGCTATTATAATCAGGAAACTAAAGCTAAAATCGATACAGCTCAATCTATATTCCCTATTAATAAGCCATGGAATGCAGATCAGTATGGTCCGCTTAAAATTCCTAAAAAGGGCGATGTTGTCGCTGTAAATAAGGATAATTTACCGGAATACCAGTGGATTATTCATAAGTATGAAGGTCATAAACTGGAAAATAAAAATGGTAAAATCTTTATCGATGGTAAAGAATCTAACCAGTATACTATAGAACAGGACTATTACTTTATGATGGGGGACAACAGAGATGCTTCCCTTGATGCCCGTTTCTTTGGATTCGTTCCGGAGCAGTACATCGTAGGTAAGCCTATGTTTACATGGTTAAGTGTACAGGGTGTTTTTGATGAAGGACCAAAGAAAGTTCGATGGGATCGTATGTTCAAAGCATCTAATACCGGCGATATGAACAAAACATCTTATTGGTGGATTGCTGTACTCGTATTGGTATTGTTCTTTGGATGGGATTATTTTACTAAAATGTTTAAGAAAAAGAAAGAAGATGAATAA